In Mycobacterium sp. 050128, one genomic interval encodes:
- a CDS encoding aminotransferase class I/II-fold pyridoxal phosphate-dependent enzyme, protein MAFDSLSPEELTALHSRNQQDYAELQAKKLHLDLTRGKPAPEQLDLSNRLLSLPGDDFRDAEGTDTRNYGGLHGLPGLRSIFGELLGIPVPNLIAGNNSSLELMHDLVAFSMLYGGVDSQRPWKDEPGIKFLCPAPGYDRHFAITETMGIEMILIPMRDDGPDVDMIEELVAVDPAIKGMWTVPVFGNPTGVTYSWETVRRLVQMRTAAPDFRIFWDNAYAVHTLTHDFLSQIDILGLAAAAGNPNRPYVFASTSKITFAGAGVSFLGGSLGNIAWYLQYAGKKSIGPDKINQLRHLRFFGDADGVRLQMQRHQQILAPKFALTLEILEQRLGDSKIASWTEPKGGYFISLDVWPGTARRTVALAKDAGIAVTEAGATFPYRKDPEDKNIRIAPTFPSLPDLRDAVDGLATCALLAASEARQGAPAPSVN, encoded by the coding sequence GTGGCGTTCGACTCCCTCAGCCCCGAAGAGCTCACCGCACTGCACTCCCGCAACCAGCAGGACTACGCGGAACTGCAGGCCAAGAAGCTGCACTTGGATCTGACGCGTGGGAAACCCGCCCCCGAGCAGCTCGATCTGTCCAACCGGCTGCTGAGCCTGCCCGGCGACGACTTCCGCGACGCCGAGGGGACCGACACCCGCAACTACGGCGGCCTGCACGGCCTGCCCGGACTGCGATCCATCTTCGGCGAGTTGCTGGGCATCCCGGTGCCCAACCTGATCGCCGGGAACAACTCCAGCCTGGAGCTGATGCACGATCTCGTCGCCTTCTCGATGCTCTACGGAGGCGTGGACTCGCAGCGGCCCTGGAAGGACGAGCCGGGCATCAAGTTCCTGTGCCCGGCGCCCGGCTACGACCGGCACTTCGCCATCACCGAGACCATGGGCATCGAGATGATCCTGATCCCCATGCGCGACGACGGCCCGGACGTCGACATGATCGAGGAGCTGGTCGCCGTCGACCCCGCGATCAAAGGGATGTGGACGGTGCCGGTGTTCGGCAACCCCACCGGCGTGACCTACTCCTGGGAAACCGTTCGGCGGCTGGTGCAGATGCGGACGGCGGCCCCCGACTTCCGGATCTTCTGGGACAACGCCTACGCGGTGCACACCCTGACGCACGACTTCCTGAGCCAGATCGACATCCTCGGGCTGGCCGCCGCGGCCGGCAACCCGAACCGTCCCTACGTCTTCGCGTCGACCTCGAAGATCACCTTCGCCGGCGCGGGCGTCAGCTTCTTGGGCGGATCGCTGGGCAACATCGCCTGGTACCTGCAGTACGCGGGGAAGAAGTCGATCGGCCCGGACAAGATCAACCAGCTGCGGCACCTGCGCTTCTTCGGCGACGCCGACGGGGTCCGCCTGCAGATGCAGCGCCACCAGCAGATCCTGGCGCCGAAGTTCGCCCTGACGCTGGAGATCCTCGAGCAGCGGCTCGGCGACTCCAAGATCGCGTCCTGGACCGAGCCCAAGGGCGGCTACTTCATCAGCCTCGACGTGTGGCCCGGGACCGCGCGCCGGACCGTTGCGCTGGCCAAGGACGCCGGTATCGCCGTCACCGAGGCGGGTGCGACGTTCCCGTACCGCAAGGATCCGGAGGACAAG